The DNA sequence ACATGAAACACAACCGCCCGCATACTTTAATGAAGGTACATTGTTAAAAGCGATGGAGAACCCTCAAAAATTCTTTGATCTAAAAGATAAGAAACATTCCAATACGTTAAAACAAACAGGCGGTATCGGAACGGTAGCAACACGTGCAGATATTATTGATAAACTCTTTAATATGAATGCGATTGAAGCAAGAGACGGCCACATCAGAGTGACTTCAAAAGGACGCCAGATTTTAGAGTTGGCACCAAAGGCACTGACATCACCGTTATTAACTGCAGAATGGGAAGAGAAACTGACGCAAATTGAAAAGGGTAAATACGACTCAAGACAATTTATCAAAGAGATGAAACAGTTCACGCAATCTATCGTAGATGAAATCAAACAAAGCGAACAAAAATACAAACATGATAATTTAACAACTACAGAATGTCCGACATGCGGTAAATTCATGATTAAAGTGAAAACGAAAAACGGACAAATGCTCGTATGTCAGGATCCAGCATGCAAAACGAAGAAAAATGTACAGCGCAAAACCAATGCCCGCTGTCCAAACTGTCATAAGAAAATGACATTGTTCGGCAAAGGCAAGAAAGCAACGTACCGCTGTGTATGCGGTCATTCGGAAACACAAGAACAAATGGATCAAAGACATAAAAACAAAGGCAAAGGAAAAGTTTCAAAACGTGAAATGAAGAAATATATGGGTAAAGAAGAAATAGATAATAATCCATTCCAAGATGCATTGAAGAATTTGAAACTGTAATTGAATCACACACACTTATGAAACTATGAATTTTAACGAGCCATATTTAAAAATAGTGCGTTAGAAGGCAAACATAAGTGTGTGTTTTAATTTTCTCTATAAAATTTATGCATTTTAGTTAAAACCGCATTGTCTTTTTTTAATATAGGGATTAGAATATTAAGGTATTTCATTTAAGGAGAATGCAAAGTGAAAAAATATTTCCAATTTGATAAGTATCAAACGAATTATCGCAGAGAGATTTTAGGTGGATTAACAACTTTCTTATCTATGGCTTACATATTAGCTGTTAACCCGCAGATTTTAAGTTTAGCAGGTGTTAAGGGTATTCCTGACGATATGAAAATGGACCAAGGTGCTGTCTTTGTGGCTACAGCGTTAGCTGCTTTTGTTGGTTCTCTGTTCATGGGATTGATTGCCAGATATCCGATTGCATTAGCACCGGGGATGGGGCTTAATGCCTTCTTCGCCTTCACAGTAGTATTAACGATGGGAATTCCTTGGCAAATCGGTTTATCCGGCGTACTTTGTTCGGGTATCTTCTTCGCAATACTGACAGTAACCGGACTCCGGGAAACCATTATCAATGCGATTCCTTATGAGATGAAGATGGCAGTGACAGCCGGTATCGGTTTATTTATTACCTTTGTCGGTCTGCAAGGTGCAGGTATTATTATCAATAATGATTCTACACTAGTGACACTTGGACATATTACAGACGGCAAAGTACTGTTAGCTGTCTTTGGTATTATAGTTACGGTAGTATTGTATGCTAAGAAAATACCGGGTGCGATCTTTATCGGTATGATTTTAACGTCTGTCGGCGGTTTGATTACAGGATTGATTCAAATGCCGCATGCGGTCGTGGGTAAAGTACCAAGCATTGCGCCGACATTCGGTGCAGCCTTTGAAGCATTTAAAGATCCGAGTCAGTTATTTACAGTTCAATTTTTAATTGTAATTTTGACATTCTTATTCATCGACTTCTTTGATACAGCAGGTACATTGGTTGCTGTAGCATCACAAGCAGGAATTATGAAAGATAATAAATTACCGCGTGCAGGACGTGCATTATTCTCAGATTCGATTGCGACAATTGTAGGTTCTATCTTCGGTACAACAACAACGACTTCTTATATCGAATCGACTTCAGGTGTAGCAGTAGGGGCAAGAACTGGATTTGCTAGTATTGTGACAGGGCTTGGTTTCTTGCTTGCATTGTTCTTCAGTCCATTGATGGCAGTTGTGACAAGTGCTGTGACAGCACCGGCATTGATTGTGGTAGGTGTACTGATGGCCGGCAACCTATCTGAAATCGATTGGAAGAAATTCGAACTTGCAGTACCGGCATTTATCACAATTATCATGATGCCTTTATCTTATTCTATTGCGACAGGGATAGCATGCGGCTTCATTTTCTATCCTATTACCATGTTAATGACGAAACGTCATAAAGAAGTACATCCTATTATGTACATTTTAATGGTCTTATTCATTTTATACTTTGTCTTTGTACATGGATAAAACCTTTTGCAGCAAGCTCATTTGATGGGCTTGCTTTTTTTATGCATGCAAAAAGAACTTGCCTGAATCAGACAAGTGCCAAAAATGTTGATGCGCTATTAACCTTTACCGCCC is a window from the Staphylococcus sp. IVB6181 genome containing:
- a CDS encoding NCS2 family permease, encoding MKKYFQFDKYQTNYRREILGGLTTFLSMAYILAVNPQILSLAGVKGIPDDMKMDQGAVFVATALAAFVGSLFMGLIARYPIALAPGMGLNAFFAFTVVLTMGIPWQIGLSGVLCSGIFFAILTVTGLRETIINAIPYEMKMAVTAGIGLFITFVGLQGAGIIINNDSTLVTLGHITDGKVLLAVFGIIVTVVLYAKKIPGAIFIGMILTSVGGLITGLIQMPHAVVGKVPSIAPTFGAAFEAFKDPSQLFTVQFLIVILTFLFIDFFDTAGTLVAVASQAGIMKDNKLPRAGRALFSDSIATIVGSIFGTTTTTSYIESTSGVAVGARTGFASIVTGLGFLLALFFSPLMAVVTSAVTAPALIVVGVLMAGNLSEIDWKKFELAVPAFITIIMMPLSYSIATGIACGFIFYPITMLMTKRHKEVHPIMYILMVLFILYFVFVHG